One region of Candidatus Zixiibacteriota bacterium genomic DNA includes:
- a CDS encoding DUF1572 family protein translates to MDPEFYLTEIRGEFRNLKKYVDRALAQVSDDDFFATLDPESNSIAVIIKHMAGNMRSRWTDFLTSDGEKPDRHRDGEFIIDKSDSRASIMRHWEDGWRILFAAIDPLTAADIGRTITIRGQEHTIPRALHRQLVHYSMHIGQIALLAKHYAGDQWQTLSIPRGKSEEFTRSLRST, encoded by the coding sequence ATGGACCCCGAATTCTATCTGACCGAAATCCGCGGCGAATTCCGCAATCTCAAGAAATATGTCGACCGCGCGCTCGCGCAGGTATCCGATGATGACTTCTTTGCCACGCTCGATCCCGAATCCAACAGCATCGCCGTAATCATCAAGCACATGGCGGGAAACATGCGTTCGCGCTGGACCGATTTCCTGACATCCGACGGTGAAAAGCCCGACCGTCATCGCGACGGTGAATTCATCATCGACAAATCCGATTCGCGCGCTTCGATCATGCGACACTGGGAGGATGGCTGGCGAATTCTCTTCGCCGCGATCGATCCCCTGACCGCCGCCGACATCGGCCGCACGATCACCATCCGCGGCCAGGAGCACACCATCCCGCGTGCGCTGCACCGTCAACTGGTGCACTACTCCATGCACATCGGGCAGATTGCATTGTTGGCCAAACACTACGCCGGCGACCAGTGGCAGACGTTGTCGATTCCGCGCGGAAAGTCCGAAGAGTTTACGAGATCGCTTCGATCGACGTAG
- a CDS encoding 4a-hydroxytetrahydrobiopterin dehydratase, with translation MPDLAELKCIPCRGGVPPLSGTQLTDLLEQVNGWTVVREHHVQKTFEFPDFATALAFVDRVGELAEDQGHHPDIYLAWGKVEIKVWTHKIDGLTESDFIMAAKIDRIPKS, from the coding sequence ATGCCTGATCTGGCCGAACTCAAATGCATACCCTGTCGCGGCGGCGTGCCACCGTTGTCGGGAACTCAACTCACCGATCTGCTTGAGCAGGTCAATGGCTGGACCGTCGTGCGCGAACATCACGTTCAGAAGACATTCGAGTTTCCCGATTTCGCCACGGCGCTGGCATTTGTCGACAGAGTCGGTGAACTCGCCGAAGACCAGGGGCACCATCCCGACATCTACCTGGCATGGGGCAAAGTCGAAATCAAAGTGTGGACGCACAAGATCGACGGCCTGACCGAAAGCGACTTCATCATGGCCGCCAAGATCGACCGCATCCCGAAATCATGA